Within Candidatus Woesearchaeota archaeon, the genomic segment CCAAAATAGTTAGTAAGATAGGATTTTATTCTACTGCGTTGCTCTATACCAACAACCATATTTGTTGCTTCATTAGCTAATAAATCATACGTTTTAATAGAATAGCTATCAGCCATATCAATATTGCCATTCATACGATAAAGATTAGCCAGACGGAAATTTAAGAGAAGCCCATCTCCAAAATCACACTCTACAGGCGCAAGAGAATCCAGTTTAGTTTCTAATTTTTCGATGTGTTTACTAATTTCTTCTTGAGATTTTAGAGGTAACATATTTTTTGATTTCATTTTTTATTCTCATTCGTATTTCATTTAATCATATTTCATCTAATTACTTGGTTTTAATATAACACTCCAAATAAAACTCTATCGATCCTATTGAACCGAATTTTACCAGGGTCTGCAACTTTATTATTATCGCCCTTCACAATACAATACCAACCAGCATCATCTTCACCGATGTAAACTACACGATGAATAATTCGTCCAGTATCCCCTGCATAAGTAATGATATCGCCAATGTGTATTTCTTCTGCTGTTTGCGGAATAATTTGCAAGGCATTTGCACCTTTATCAATGAAAGGATCCATTGAGTTTGTATCAGTAAAAGAAGCCCATTTCGCGTTCTCTACATGAATAATAATACTATCTTGATACACCCGCACTTGTTCTTCAGTTATCCTATCAAACGGCGAGAATTGCTCAGGAGAAGCACTCGCTACAGGCATTTGAGACAACAAACCAGCTAGAATCATACCTGCAATAAAGGAAAGCAAGATAGCTATACCAATAGATAATTTCATAACTACTAGATAGTAATAACTAATATATAAATGTGGCGGTACATTTATAAATGAAAATATCTAGACTAGCTGTATGGGACATATTATACTCGTACGACACGGCGAGAGTCGCTGGAATGTAGATAATAAATTCACTGGATGGGTAGATGTACCACTCACAGAAGTAGGTATCCATGAAGCACTTATTGCTGCAGAAAAACTTAACGATATCAACATTGATGTTGCATTCACGAGTAAACTCATGCGAGCTAACGAAACACTCGTTCTCATCTTAGCACATCAAAAAAAGACAGGTATTTTTCTTCACGAATCAAAACAACGAAAAGCATGGTCCATGCACAACCACGGAAAAGAATTCGAAGAAAATGAAATTCCTATTTACTCATCAACAAAGCTTAATGAAAGATATTACGGAAAACTCCAAGGCCTTAACAAAGATATGGCCCGAAAAAAATGGGGCGAAGAACAAGTACACAACTGGAGACGAAGCTACGATGTTCGACCACCTGGCGGAGAAAGTCTTAAAGATGTCTACAAACGAGCAGTACCTTATTTTAAGAAACACATCCTGCCAGAAGTGCAAAAAGGAAAAAATGTCATTATCGCAGCACACGGCAATAGTCTGCGAGCACTTATTAAACACATCGAACTCATTAGTGATACCGATATTCCAAACTTAGAATTGCAACTCGGTACGCCAATTATTTATCGCTGGCATCGCAAGAAACTTGTAAAAATAAATCACGCACATAATTTTAATAGACCAACACATTGGGAACATTCACCAAGACATAAACGAAGTTATAGTCAGGCAAAAGCAACAAGCAAGAAAAAAGTTATTAAAGAAAATACAATTACAAAAAGAAGAACTATAACTAAAAAAACAAATTCAAAAGAACATGAAAAAAGTAGAAACAAGAAATAAAACTCCTTGGCAAGTAACTCTAATTTCTATATTCTTTTTTGTAATTGCTACAAGAACACTCTTTGCAGTAATAGGCTCAACAAAATTACTTATTCAACTAAATAAATTCTTTTTTGAAAGCTCGCCACAAATATTATTTTTTATCATATTTATTTTACAAATTACATTTACTATACTAGCAATTATAGCAGGAGTGAAATTACTCACCAAAAAAAAAGAAGCATACACCTGTAGTATTATTACAGCAATAATAGGCATGCTATTAATAACTACAACATTCATAGGACAAGTAACAACCATAGATGTTATTACAAGAACACTATACACAATAATTTATGTGACAATAATTGTTTATGCTATGAAAGAAAAGAAAAAAGAAAAATAAATTATTTCTTCTCATTCTTAACAACAGGCTCTAGTAGTGGAGGAATTTCCTTCCCGTTGTAACAATAATCATAAAAATCGCATTGACCAGAAGACCACTTACATAAAGGACTTCTATTCTGAGGAAAATCAGCAATATTATCCGTTGTTGTGGACATATGGATTTGTTCGATTTTAAATTTTGCATGTTTAATTAATTCTTCATCAACAGGTAAAACTTGCTCAGCATCAACACCCTTAAATTTTAAGAAATAAATACCAACTTCATGAGGTTTTTCCTTATGCTCAAGTTCATAAAGCAGTGCATAAATTGCTAATTGTAATTT encodes:
- a CDS encoding histidine phosphatase family protein codes for the protein MGHIILVRHGESRWNVDNKFTGWVDVPLTEVGIHEALIAAEKLNDINIDVAFTSKLMRANETLVLILAHQKKTGIFLHESKQRKAWSMHNHGKEFEENEIPIYSSTKLNERYYGKLQGLNKDMARKKWGEEQVHNWRRSYDVRPPGGESLKDVYKRAVPYFKKHILPEVQKGKNVIIAAHGNSLRALIKHIELISDTDIPNLELQLGTPIIYRWHRKKLVKINHAHNFNRPTHWEHSPRHKRSYSQAKATSKKKVIKENTITKRRTITKKTNSKEHEKSRNKK
- a CDS encoding PD-(D/E)XK nuclease family protein, producing LETQMASGLSFPEAFKKLTPQREKEYLSWDFYVKGFIDAVETADGNIRLMDYKTSKRAKLSDEYKLQLAIYALLYELEHKEKPHEVGIYFLKFKGVDAEQVLPVDEELIKHAKFKIEQIHMSTTTDNIADFPQNRSPLCKWSSGQCDFYDYCYNGKEIPPLLEPVVKNEKK